DNA from Candidatus Nitrospira nitrificans:
TTTCCGCGTCACGAAGGTTTCACCCCGCCGCGGCGATTCATGATTGAAGAGGAGGCCGTTACAGGCGAACAGATCGTAGGCCTCCCGATAGTTCACGGTGATCCAGTACGCATACACCTTGGCGGCCCCATATGGACTCCTGGGATAGAACGGCGTCGTTTCTTTCTGGGGCACCTCCAGCACCTTGCCGAACATTTCGCTGGACGAGGCTTGGTAAAACTTGGGCTTGAGCCCTGACTCTCGGATGGCCTCCAAGAGACGGATGGTGCCCAATCCGGTGATCTCTCCGGTATATTCCGGAATATCGAAACTGACACGCACATGACTCTGGGCCCCGAGATTATAGATTTCATCGGGCTGGACGGTCCTTAAGATACGATTGAGGGAACTGGCGTCGTTCAGGTCGCCATAGACCAAGTGCAGGCGCCGGCGCGGGACATGCGGATCTTCATAAATGGAATCGATCCGCCCCGTATTGAACGAGCTGGACCGCCGGATGATGCCGTAGACTTCGTATCCCTTCTCCAGCAACAACTCAGCAAGATACGACCCATCTTGGCCTGTAATCCCGGTAATCAGCGCTTTCTTCACGTGGAGACTCTCCCGATGAGCGAGGAAGGGATTATTGCGTGCTTCGGTCCCTTTGTCTACTCATGATCTGAAAAGAAGTCGCTAAAAGATTCTTGCGACCACGGATAGGAGGCATGTACGATGGGCAGGTAGAACCAGAGGCGATATCGTGGCATCACTCCTTCATCAACATCGGCGCCGCATCGGGCTCTTCATCTGTCTGGTCGGAAGCGGCCTTCTGATCGCCCACTCCATCAATGC
Protein-coding regions in this window:
- the gmd gene encoding GDP-mannose 4,6-dehydratase, whose amino-acid sequence is MKKALITGITGQDGSYLAELLLEKGYEVYGIIRRSSSFNTGRIDSIYEDPHVPRRRLHLVYGDLNDASSLNRILRTVQPDEIYNLGAQSHVRVSFDIPEYTGEITGLGTIRLLEAIRESGLKPKFYQASSSEMFGKVLEVPQKETTPFYPRSPYGAAKVYAYWITVNYREAYDLFACNGLLFNHESPRRGETFVTRKITKAAARIKLGIQQELFLGNLDAKRDWGFAGDYVEAMWMMLQAPRPDDYVIATGETHTVKEMLELAFDRLQLDWTKHVKIDAKYYRPTEVDLLIGDASKARTHLGWQPKVRFEALIAMMVDADLAAEKEKLDGTRKRT